The following is a genomic window from Dryobates pubescens isolate bDryPub1 chromosome 22, bDryPub1.pri, whole genome shotgun sequence.
ATGGTTGGGAACATCCTGATCATTGCAGTGGTCAGAGCTGACTGCCAGCTGCAGTCACCCATGTATTTTTTCTTGGCCAACCTGTCCTTTGTAGACATCTGCTACATCTCCAGCTTCATCCCCCAGATGCTGGTGAATTTTGTGACCAAGAAGAGCaccatctccttctctggatgtgctgcccagatgTGTTTCTCTCTGGTTTTTGGCATAACAGAGTGTGTCCTGCTTGGGGTCATGGCCTATGATCGGTACATGGCAATCTGTCACCCCTTGCTCTACACCACTGTCATGAACAGGAAAGTCTGCACTCACATGGTGGTGGCCTGCTGgatcagcagcctgctgagctccACGCTTGCCAATGGCCTCACCTTGCAGCTGCCCTTCTGTGGGCCTAACACCCTGAACCATTACTTCTGTGaagtgccagcactgctggtcTTGGCCTGCACCGacactgcctccctggagctggtcatGTCCATCTTCAGCATCCTCGTAGCCCTCATCCCTTTTCTTTTGATTGTCTTTTCCTACGCTCGTATTTTTAGCACCATCTTAAAGGCTCAATCTGCAGGTGTGCAGTACAAGACCTTCTCCACCTGTGGATCCCACCTGATGGTGGTAACCATATTCTATGGGACAATCATCTGCATATACATGAATCCTACCTCCAGGACTCGCCAGGACAGGGACAAAGTGGTTTCACTCTTTTACAGCATTGGAACCCCGGTGCTGAACCCCCTCATCTACAGCCTCAGGAACAAGGACATGAAgcgtgtcctgagaagggcaatgaacagccccaaatccctcttTATCTGAAGGCTTTTGGGGGGTTAGTTCTGTGAGCTGAAACAACACTCAACACTGATTATTCCTCCACCTGCACTTGTCCTAGACTTGTTTTTTCAAAGGCTGGAGATAAAACCACAAGTGTGCTAAATCCAGCAGCACCTGAGCACAAAGACCTTGCTCCCAAATAACTTTCTAAATAACATTGGATGTTTGGCCTAAAACCCAGAGGCTAAATAAAGACATTGTGACTTCAGCCTGGCCAGCTCACtttgaagagaagaggaaaatgccACTGGTGttgtgacaagaaagaaaaagaagaagataaaaaggaaaaataaagaactgTGAGGAGAAGGAAGTGCTTTACATAAAAGTTAACATCTGGTTTGCTTCCTCAGGGTCTTGGCATTAATTTCAGAGCACACAAACATTTAAGTTGTGTTGCAGACATGAGCTGCTACTCTGGTGTCTCTCCAGAAGTGAAGGTGTCTCAGTATCTGTTGTGTTGGGTAGCACACACAAGTGCCATCCTCTCCAATAAAGGGTGCACTTGTCTGTAGCTAATCTTCATCCCCTTGCCCTCTGAGCTCTTTCTCAAACCTGCTTCCATAACCCACCTTGTGTCCTCTGTAACCATCCCAACTCTGGGGCCTCATAGGCCAAGCTCCTTCAAGGCTTAGCAGGGTTCTGAGAGGGCACACTAGTGCTGGTTTGTCAGATGCAAGTGTGGGAAGCACACCTCACCAGTTTCTAACTGCTGGCCAAAATTACTGCTCCATAGCcagtgacagctggagggaaaacTGTCCAAATTCTGCAGCTGAAATCACAAGAATCCCAGACTGGATTGGGTGGgcagggacctttcaaggtcatctagtcccaatCTCTTGCACTAAGCTGGGACATtttcaaccagagcaggttgctcagagccccagccagcctgaccttgaacctttccagggatggggcatctctcACCTGTCTGGGCAatctgggccaggctctcaccaccctcagtgctaaaaatttctccctctctccagtATAAATCTCCCTGGGCTTGTTCCAAactatcaccccttgtcctgtcacaacaggccctgctcaaaagtctgatCCCAGCTTTCTGAGCAGTGTTGTAcactcagtgctgggtcaagggttgaactggatgatctttgatgtgtcttccaaccagatattctgtgatcctgtgtgatcctgtgaaaggctaccagaaggtcttcctggagtcttctcttctgcaggctgaacaaccacaaccctctgagcctGGCCTTACAGCAgggggcttccagccctctcatcactgctgtggcctcctctggccctgctccaacagctccatgtctgtgctgtgctgaagactccagagctggacccagcactgcaggtggggtctcggcagagtggagcagagcagcagaatcccctccctccactgctgcccctgctgctggggatgcagcagggacatTTGTCCCTACCTGAGGAAGATCACAGCAGCACCTAGAAAGGTGTTTTAAGGGAGACTGGTGCATCCTGACACTGCCTGAAGGTCAAAGTGTGGAAATGCAGTTAGTGAACAAATGTCACCCATCATCCAGCATCCTGCACACCAGAAGTGTGCTTAcacctgtgccacacagggaagAACCACACCAAAGGACAGTTTGAGTCCTGTCTCTTTTCATTGCTATCAAGCAGCAACAACTAGAGGTGACATTCATGGATGAACCCAGAAACCTGCCTCAGAGAGACAGGTCTGGGCCATAGCTGGGTACAtgtcctcagctctgcatcttgccttagaatcacagaatggtttgggttggaagagacctttaagctcatcaagtccaagcattaacCAGCACTGGCCTTCCTGAGAAAGggcagggaaaagagaaagcttaTTTAGTATTCTATCTTCACCCACTCCCCACTCTATGCCCTGTGAGATATCAAACATGAGGACAAACTCCTTGCTTGGGTTTTTGGGCAGTCTGCTGTCTCCTGGGGGAAGGCCACATGCCAGATGTCTGCCCATCCTGCTGTATGCCACCTTTGAGGGTTGCTGGCAGAAGGCTTTGGGTCTGACATCTGGCTGGGATAGGACATGTTGCCACTTTGGTGAACAACTCATTcttcacagccccagcaccaagTGCTATGCTGGCAgatgttgctgctgctcagcaccatcctAGACCAAGGCCTTCCAGCCACCTACCAGGAGTTAGCCTTGGATTATGCCAACTGAGCAAGCCCAGAACTCAGTTTGGATCTGGTGGGATACGTACTGGACAAGTCTGCATCTCCTGGAGGGTCTCTTGGGGCCCTTGGTTAGATGGAGCCTTGTCTAGCAGTAGGTGGAGGCAAGAGTCATTGCATGACCTCTCAGCGGGCCTGAGCTTCAACACCAGCTAAGTCATTAAATCTATTTCCATCACAAATTGAACTTCTCCCTTTCCCAAAACAAGAAACTCTTCTGAGGTTTGTCCACCCAAGAGTTTTCAGCTTAACAAGCCCTTCTGGGCATCATGAAGAAACTTCTAATGATCTTGAAAGTTTCTTAGAAAGTTCACAGTAAATGTACCTCATTCTTCCTAACAAGCCCCTGGGGTCACTCCAGACACACTGAGGAGAAGGAAACTTTCCTCTTTGTTAAAGGCACTGAGAACTTCTAAAGCAGTTTCCTCCTACTCCACAGCTTAAAGTTGGTGGTTGGAGAGTTTGTGAGTTGGCAAATGCCCTCCAGCCCTCCACTCACTTGGTACAGAAGTTAACCACTGGAGTTTGAAGGCTAACAGATCTGTGAACCACAGGCAGCTGAGAGAGCAGTTTGTGCCAGCTGGCCAAAACCTTCTGGTTGGCAGAAGAACcaaactcttctcagtggtgcccagtgagaaGACAAAGTGAAATACAGAGAACTCCATTGAAACATAAGAAAAAGCTTTATTCCAGAAAACTCAGAAAGGTGGTGGGGTCTCCTTCCTTAAAGATATTCAGAGTGGATaccctcctcagcagcctctctggtTGACCTGGCTTTGTGCAGGTGGTTGGACTTAGGTCatgagggcaacaaagctggtgaagagaagaagtcttatgaggagatgctgagggaactgggattgtttactctggacaagagcagcctgaggggagacctcattgctctctacaactccctgaaaggaggttgcagggaGGTAGGGCTtgatcttttctccctagtatcaggtgatagaaggagaggaagtggcctggaattgtgccaggggagttagGTTGGATTTAGTAACGTTATTCCTGaacaggcattggaacaggctgcccaggagggtggtggagtcaccatccctgaaggtgttcaggaaatgtgttgTTATggcacatggtttaatggccatggtggtgtcaggctgacagttggacttgatgatcttggaggtcttttccaacccaaacagttttatgattctgtgatctccagaggtccagtCAAACATCccccatcctgtgattctatgtgaagCTCCAGATCATCACCATCTCTGGCCCATTTGAGAGTTTATGGCACAGTTTGAGAGCAGCTAATTCATTTCTCAACCCTAACATACAAAGTGCCAAATGGCTTTGGAGCCAACAGTCTGAGAGGCCTACATGAATCAGCCTCCTTTGGGGTTTGTCTTTCAGAAGACCATTTTCCTCCTGATGAAAATGCCTCACCTCCTTGTTTCTCAGGCTGTAAATCATGGGGTTCAGCATGGGGACCATAATGGTGTAAAAGATGGATACAATTTTCTTGCTCTCCTATGAGTTTGGTGAACTGGAAGACACAAAAGTGTCAGACAAAAGTGGCAGATACAGAGAAACTGAAGGTGTCTGCTAGGTGCACAGGTGGAGTAGGCTTTCAACAGAGCCCAGCCTGATCACAGCCACAAGGACTAAGGCTTAAGAGGTGGGGATGAGTAAGTTGGTGGTCATCATGTCGAAGCCCACCAACACAACTAACACAGATCTAGACCATAGCAGGACACAcgtccccagctctgcctcttgccttagaatcacagaatggtttgggttggaagagacctttaagctcatcaagtccaagcattaacccagcactggccTTCCTGAGAAAGAGCATGGAAAGGAGAAAGTTATTTAGTGTTGTCTCTTCACCCATTCACCACTCTATACCTGGTGAAATATCAAACATATGAGGATAAACTCCTTGCTTGGGTTTTGGGCAGGCTACTGACATTGGTTATTGGGTGGTGAGCAGCTGCACTGTGTATCAattgctgtttgggttttggtgagGACTGTGGTTCTGGGACTAGGATTCCTgaccagctcctggggctgggaagctgccagcacacagcagcagggtgtcCAAAGCCCTGGGGTGCCTGTGAACAGGGCCCCACTCCACAGCATCAGTATCAGCCCTGTGGCCCCTGCTCAAAGTTATGTTGCTGGCAAGAAGCCTCaagtgctgggcagcagagcttggTTCCTGGATGCTGggagagactaaagcttgtctctcctgttgtgactcaacaaagataaaatcacctttgctgcttgcccagacaatagttGATGTCtactgggcagagccactggaacgactcttgggaaggtgcaaagatgacattgctcactggaccacagctggcctgacaacaaTGGACCGAGGCCACCTTTGGTAATATGTGTAAGACAaatcatctccacccatcaggtaccacagaaagggaggatagtgagacaatggattcaccacctggcccctgatttcctggTGGAGAATAcatggacacatacctaaggactaaaaactgtataaaagacttgagcaactactggctcaggagaagaaaacacagaagaacaACGCTgcggagaaggaaaacacagctgaagaaaaacacaggaggaggacaatgctgctgagaaggaaaacaggagagaaggaaaagcccggggcaatgctgctctgaagaaaaaccaGGAGAGGAAATTGACAGAGACAttaccatggagcctggaagaagcagaaccctccctctgtgccctaagttccacctgctgcaactcatggagctgaagaggctgcccagaggaccacatctcatCTACAGCCATAGCCTCAGCACCCATTCTCTaaagacccaacatctcctgcagcacctttcctccacagacgcAAACTGACTtagggggggtgaggggtgtggtaaaataattcctttattcttctctctctcctctctccctctctctacattttctctctctccccttctgatccatccactttatttctGCAATAAATACTCTAGCTGTTGacattttggcctcgtttgtgcctctaatctcacaacatgggaatattcaaaagaactgagtctctttccctctctggaatGAGACAGATGCCCACAGCACATCCATGGGACTGTTCTATGACCTCAGCTGTGTAAGGTGCAGCAAATCAGCTGGGACAGGTGgtagcagcagctccctgtagCACAGGAAAAGCTCCAGAGAGCCTGGCAGTGGAGCCTGCATCCCTGTCACAGTGATGGGCCCAGCTAGGGCACAGAGAAGAGAGGATGGGGCACAGAGTGTGGAGGACAGGCCACCGAGTGTGGAGGATAGGCCACCTCAGGTCCCCTCTGCCTCGGCGTGCTTTTGCCTTGGCGTGCTTGCCGCTTGCTGAAGGCTGCCCTGTGGGAGCAGTGTGTGTTAATCCAGGACAGTCCGTGGATGTGGGACTGAGGGTCCTGACCAGCTCCTTGGTCTGGGAAGCTGCCTGCACAGAGAGGCAGGATGCCCAAAGCCCTGGGGTGCTTGTGTTgggtgtctgtgctgctgggtggtACCCCGAGTGgggtgagtgctgctgtgctgtggggctgtgatGTCACTGATGTGTCCTCACCCACAGGATTGTGACATCATTGTAGCAAGACTATAAGACCGGAGCCACCAAAGCACAGCAAGCAGTCTCTCACTGTGGTAGTGGTGAGACAGCACGATGGCTTTTTGCAGCTTTCTGGTATGCCTCGGCATCCTGATAGCAGTTGTTCAGTTCATCCTGAATGCCAAGACCTCAGGCAAAGAGGTACAGGACAAACCGGGGCAAGGGTGGGGACGGGGGGCCACTTGGGACCAGAGCTAGTCGGGGCTGGCCCCAGGTGGGTAACTGTGATGCACTCCTGTGTTTGCAGGGTGTTAGCCGCAGAAGGAAGGCAGGGAAATGGCGTCAGCAGCTGGAAGGACAGTCTCGTAAGTGCCCTTTCTCTGTCCCCAATGCCCCGCTGCTGTCCATGGCCAATGAGAacatggctgctctccagggccCTGGGCTCAGACAAGAGGCCTCCTCTCATAGGGCTGCATCTCCTGGTTCAGTTGCAGGCAAGAAGGATCAAGTGTTGGGCTGTGGGAGTGAGGCCACCGATTTCCACAGCCTGGGACTGCTGTGCTTAGACCTCAGCTGTGTGAGGTGCAGGAAAGCCAGCCGGCAGAGGCAGCGGCAGCTCTATGAGGCACAGCGAAAGCACCCGAGAGTCCGACTCTGGtacctgcagggcaggagtggCTACAGGGCCCGGCTGGGGCCCAGAGCACGGAacacagctcctccccagcacggGCAGCAGCCACACAAGGAGAAGGAgaccctggaggtatttgatcTGGAcacggcccagcccagccttcgGCCTGCAGCCACTCCTATGGCATCTCAGAGCCAGGGGGGGATGCCAGCCACCATGACAGGTCACCCACCAGCCAGGACTGGCACACAGCTGTGCAGGGCGCATGAACACCCAAGGCCTTTTGCAAAT
Proteins encoded in this region:
- the LOC104304443 gene encoding olfactory receptor 2D2; the protein is MVAKDNQSVVTEFSLQVLSSQPGTQIVLFIVLLVVYLFSMVGNILIIAVVRADCQLQSPMYFFLANLSFVDICYISSFIPQMLVNFVTKKSTISFSGCAAQMCFSLVFGITECVLLGVMAYDRYMAICHPLLYTTVMNRKVCTHMVVACWISSLLSSTLANGLTLQLPFCGPNTLNHYFCEVPALLVLACTDTASLELVMSIFSILVALIPFLLIVFSYARIFSTILKAQSAGVQYKTFSTCGSHLMVVTIFYGTIICIYMNPTSRTRQDRDKVVSLFYSIGTPVLNPLIYSLRNKDMKRVLRRAMNSPKSLFI